The Scylla paramamosain isolate STU-SP2022 unplaced genomic scaffold, ASM3559412v1 Contig18, whole genome shotgun sequence genome includes a region encoding these proteins:
- the LOC135097378 gene encoding titin-like, with translation MAISQLLVCGEQRTPCKEGGGGFILPPLGKTRSQLALPVGGLGEAPPLKKVDSESCLTLDAAPLLGAALLHPPRHSRPGTPPPRQAEDGVPGEGREDSGAQPFHDTCGATPLIVVESFVSPQDSEENIWRDAAHPGGERKAEERDWHGDERDEARSAEEKDRVMLDVCPVAEEKESATPSGHKLQEVQENQMLLLEDKAREITRSGEELGEKPNKEEKESGSLTEKLEIDQVVEEKENATLFVEERGEEKANQNSLGEEKEGECSQVEEMESEEKIDNSTPHEVEMEAKYRLVEEKESNVVAVEEKQRVVLHVGLEVVDLAVEEKEIDDVEMEENESLSVEEKENGLPLGEEIENEGKEKTNEHEAKENEPEEKENGYVRVEEKKCKNPLVEEKENGLPHAEEIENEYRANEDESEEKENVIPFVEITDKEIQLVEETENENTNEEEKERNSAGETENRTPATSEKTENLTTPPEKTRNLTTPPQKTGDECIIKKTGCEEGLLEIHERGGVSVEHCVGEEKYPTSPSSPPAYQEVWGPFLTIASPPPSPPPSPTSRQEVGEVCQAYPCPVQSPSLLTSPPLVITHSESPTIVDLVGMVKEFETLPLPPPPPHPQHPNKEGEYCLTPPIPPPLFPTSLKSQDMKDEPPTSPPPPPSPPQEHPQSQQYLEVTQTAPEVTHAVSKVKLSTVTFDLASPGIVKQEMTRMRSRLNEIVQEKQPLIYEEMGFVEEEMGFVEEMMESAEEMGDVEEIVPEDEEIGRPVGEIRDPAGEEKEPVEEMVPVEEMGPVAEVGGLEEEIEGHEEEIEGLVKETKPVEEKGPVEETEPAVSQSTQEQVFVEEKEPVISKPTQGTPPVEEKEPVISQPVEEKEPVISQPVEEKEPVISQPVEEKEPVISQPVEEKEPVISQPVEEKEPVISQPVEEKEPVISQPVEEKEPVISQPVEEKEPVISQPVEEKEPVISQAVEEKEPVISQPVEEIQPVISLPVEEKEPVISQPVEEKEPVISLPVEEIEPVEETKPAIQEPVDLEPIHLKPVEETEPVILNPQEPVPVEEKEPAIYEAVVEIQPVILNPTQKLVEMVESQPIEETGSVEETVGVLESFTEKFQPVTVIERHVEVAQSPARIQLMPETVTVKSLTPVQPAGQDFIEVQTAVQNYAQTQPVIQGSTDTQFTEQAPTKTQTSAEREPIVQISSEMQPIIEKPVGKMVVGGETKGDIQRPTQNVKISTPRPILPQKTTKKRKLEPEARTKFLAKSKSETEIFHKLKVKKVAGNMTSRFPRPSILLQKAPKRMWGEAEENSPPRNPENCKKLKGNIVEIEIVESDKTSLQSVCASLAKKTDSHDATYASAFSYTSSSSSSSFSSSSSSSSSSSSSSSSSSSSPCKKEGRKTLPLKRKKENEWKGIKRGR, from the coding sequence atggcaatttcccaactactggTGTGTGGGGAGCAGCGCACCCCGTGCAAGGAGGGAGGCGGGGGCTTCATCCTACCGCCCCTGGGCAAGACGAGGAGCCAGCTCGCCCTGCCTGTGGGCGGCCTGGGGGAAGCACCGCCCCTCAAGAAGGTGGACAGCGAGTCTTGCCTCACGCTGGACGCCGCGCCGCTGCTTGGGGCGGCGCTTCTCCACCCCCCACGCCACTCACGCCCAGGCACACCCCCGCCACGTCAGGCAGAGGACGGTGTGCCTGGCGAGGGGCGTGAGGACAGCGGCGCCCAGCCCTTCCACGACACCTGCGGGGCGACGCCCTTGATAGTGGTGGAAAGTTTTGTGTCTCCACAAGACAGTGAAGAGAATATTTGGCGTGACGCAGCACACCCTGgcggggagaggaaggcagaggagagagactGGCACGGAGATGAACGAGATGAAGCCAGGAGtgcagaggagaaagacagggTGATGCTGGATGTGTGCCCAGtagcagaggagaaagaaagcgcCACTCCAAGCGGACACAAACTCCAGGAAGTACAAGAAAACCAAATGTTGCTTCTGGAAGACAAAGCAAGAGAAATCACACGCTCAGGGGAGGAACTGGGGGAGAAaccaaataaggaagagaaagaaagcggATCTCTGACTGAAAAACTGGAAATAGATCAAGttgtggaggaaaaagaaaatgcgacCTTGTTTGTGGAGgagcgaggagaggagaaagcaaACCAAAACTCactgggagaagagaaagaaggggaatgtTCACAGGTTGAGGAgatggaaagtgaagagaaaatagacaacTCGACACCTCATGAAGTAGAGATGGAAGCAAAATACCGTCttgtagaggagaaagagagcaatGTTGTGGCTGTAGAGGAGAAACAAAGGGTAGTTTTACATGTAGGACTGGAAGTAGTAGATCTAGctgtagaagagaaagaaatcgaCGAtgtagaaatggaagaaaacgaaTCTCTGTctgtagaagagaaagaaaacggacttCCACttggagaagagatagaaaacgaaggtaaggagaaaacaaacgaacatgaagcgaaagaaaacgaaccagaggaaaaagaaaacggatatgTACgtgtagaagagaaaaaatgcaaaaatccactggtagaagagaaagaaaacggactcCCACATGCTGAGGAGATAGAAAACGAGTATAGGGCAAACGAAGACGaatcagaagagaaagaaaacgtaattcCATTTGTAGAAATCACTGATAAAGAAATTCAGCTTGTAGAGGagacagaaaacgaaaacacaaacgaagaagagaaagaaagaaacagtgcaggagaaacagaaaacagaaccCCAGCTACTtcagagaaaacggaaaatttGACAACACCTCCAGAAAAAACGAGGAACTTGACTACACCACCACAGAAAACGGGCGATGAGtgtataataaagaaaacgggatgcgAGGAGGGACTGCTGGAGATACATGAGAGAGGAGGGGTGTCCGTGGAGCATTGTGTTGGGGAGGAGAAGTACCCCACCTCCCCATCGTCACCCCCAGCATATCAAGAAGTTTGGGGTCCATTCCTCACCAtcgcctcccctccaccctcccctccaccctccccaaCATCCCGCCAGGAGGTTGGGGAAGTGTGTCAGGCTTATCCTTGCCCTGTTCAATCCCCATCACTCCTCACATCCCCTCCTCTTGTGATCACCCACTCTGAATCCCCAACAATAGTGGATTTGGTGGGGATGGTAAAGGAATTTGAAACcctacctctaccaccaccaccaccacacccccaACACCCCAATAAAGAGGGTGAATACTGTTTAACACCCCCAATACCTCCCCCCCTCTTTCCCACGTCACTAAAATCACAAGATATGAAAGACgaaccaccaacatcaccacctccaccaccatcaccaccacaagaacACCCCCAATCCCAGCAGTACCTCGAGGTCACACAGACAGCCCCTGAGGTCACGCACGCTGTGTCTAAGGTGAAGCTTAGCACTGTGACCTTTGACCTGGCGTCCCCTGGGATTGTCAAACAGGAGATGACCAGAATGAGGTCGAGGTTAAATGAGATTGTACAAGAGAAACAGCCTTTGATTTATGAAGAGATGGGGTTTGTAGAAGAAGAGATGGGGTTTGTAGAAGAGATGATGGAGTCTGCAGAAGAGATGGGAGATGTGGAAGAGATTGTACCTGAAGATGAAGAGATAGGAAGACCTGTAGGAGAAATAAGAGATCCtgcaggagaagagaaggagcctGTAGAAGAGATGGTTCCTGTAGAAGAGATGGGGCCTGTAGCAGAGGTTGGGGGCcttgaagaagagatagaaggccatgaagaagagatagaaggcCTTGTAAAAGAGACGAAACCTGTAGAAGAGAAGGGCCCTGTAGAAGAGACAGAACCTGCAGTTTCTCAGTCTACACAAGAACAAGTATttgtagaagagaaagagcctGTTATTTCGAAACCTACACAAGGAACTCCGcctgtagaagagaaggaacctGTAATCTCCCAGcctgtagaagagaaggaacctGTAATCTCCCAGcctgtagaagagaaggaacctGTAATCTCCCAGcctgtagaagagaaggaacctGTAATCTCCCAGcctgtagaagagaaggaaccaGTAATCTCCCAGcctgtagaagagaaggaacctGTAATCTCCCAGcctgtagaagagaaggaacctGTAATCTCCCAGcctgtagaagagaaggaacctGTAATCTCCCAGcctgtagaagagaaggaacctGTAATCTCCCAGcctgtagaagagaaggaacctGTAATCTCCCAGgctgtagaagagaaggaacctGTAATCTCCCAGCCTGTAGAAGAGATACAGCCTGTAATTTCCCTGcctgtagaagagaaggaacctGTAATCTCCCAGcctgtagaagagaaggaacctGTAATTTCCCTGCCTGTAGAAGAGATTGAACCTGTAGAAGAGACAAAACCTGCTATCCAAGAACCTGTAGACTTAGAACCTATTCATTTGAAGCCTGTAGAAGAGACAGAGCCTGTAATCCTTAACCCACAAGAGCCTGTCCctgtagaagagaaagaacctGCAATTTACGAGGCTGTAGTAGAGATCCAGCCTGTAATCCTTAACCCTACACAAAAACTTGTAGAGATGGTCGAGTCTCAGCCTATAGAAGAGACAGGATCCGTAGAAGAGACTGTAGGTGTACTTGAAAGCTTTACAGAGAAGTTTCAGCCTGTAACTGTAATAGAAAGGCATGTAGAAGTAGCCCAGTCTCCAGCACGCATACAGTTGATGCCAGAGACTGTAACTGTAAAGTCCCTCACCCCTGTACAGCCTGCGGGTCAAGATTTTATAGAGGTGCAGACTGCAGTTCAAAATTATGCACAAACACAGCCTGTAATTCAAGGTTCCACAGACACACAATTTACAGAGCAGGCTCCTACAAAGACACAAACGTCCGCAGAGAGAGAGCCTATAGTCCAGATTTCTTCAGAGATGCAACCTATAATTGAAAAGCCTGTAGGAAAGATGGTCGTAggaggggaaacaaaaggagacatTCAGAGGCCTACACAGAACGTTAAAATTTCAACCCCTAGGCCTATCCTGCCGCAGAAGacgacaaagaagaggaaactcGAACCAGAAGCGAGAACTAAATTTCTGGCAAAGTCCAAAAGCGAAACTGAGATATTTCACAAACTCAAAGTTAAAAAAGTTGCAGGAAATATGACTTCTCGCTTCCCTCGGCCCTCCATACTGCTGCAGAAGGCGCCGAAGAGGATGTGgggggaggcagaggagaaTTCACCTCCTAGAAACCCTGAAAACTGCAAAAAACTCAAGGGAAATATCGTGGAAATAGAAATAGTAGAATCTGACAAGACCTCCCTTCAATCTGTCTGTGCATCACttgcaaagaaaacggattcACATGACGCGACCTACGCATCTGCTTTCtcctatacctcctcctcctcctcctcctccttctcctcctcctcctcctcctcctcctcctcctcctcctcctcctcctcctcctcctcctcaccatgtaagaaggaaggaaggaagacactCCCGCTTAAACGcaagaaggagaatgaatggaagggaataaagagaggaaggtaa
- the LOC135097349 gene encoding uncharacterized protein LOC135097349 isoform X3 produces the protein MEQANKHFILRTAERISFRFDIYLGDAGGKRSRADHEDVNVEKMSEPAKKKLIFSDDDMSPLPASPPPDAPSGQESQQQQPTSQSIPPPQESLMPPPTEAQPQRSDESTVGGKEGQEVKKKSQENRKKKNIPPNTPEDDSTPKLPVAPAAPRKKLVPRVIKTTPVIDSDDDDLFAFNSQMF, from the exons atggagcaagctAACAAACATTTCATCTTGAGAACTGCGG aacgcatctctttccgctttgatatctatctgggcgatgctgggggtaagcgaagccgtgctgaccatgaggatgtcaatgtggagaaaatgtcagaacctgcaaagaagaaattgatctttagtgatgacgacatgtcgccactgccggccagcccacctcctgacgctccatcaggacaggagtcgcaacagcagcagccgacATCGCAGTCGATTCCGCCACCTCAGGAGTCGCTGATGCCACCTCCGACCGAAGCACAGCCGCAACGGTCAGATGAGTCGACAGTAGGCGGcaaagagggtcaggaggtgaagaagaagtcgcaggaaaacagaaaaaaaaaaaatattccccctaacacgccagaggacgacagcacaccaaaactccccgttgctccagccgcccctcgtaagaagctggttcctagagttattaaaactacgcccgtcattgacagcgatgacgatgatctcttcgccttcaattcgcaaatgttttga
- the LOC135097349 gene encoding uncharacterized protein LOC135097349 isoform X2: MGVHCGTAEARILCEVCGRWRTNPSCPSCVEDQCDLCERCGLLFPHPPPEHTCEVGNPASSGSHSIEVEQNAGVEGPRRRTSQGDIPRGGGGRDSPRPGPSGLSGNVFNSSETSSPSLPTQDTPQAEADHDERSMAGESADADLDERGMPEEPRLIDSRENFMRSFTRHQYDIPDHNASLSALISIWAMLGVSEAVLTMRMSMWRKCQNLQRRN; the protein is encoded by the exons atgggtgttcactgtggaacagcagaggcgcggattttatgtgaagtgtgtgggagatggcgcactaatccatcctgcccctcatgtgtggaagaccagtgtgatttatgcgagcggtgtggacttctgtttccacatccaccgccagaacacacctgcgaagttggcaatcctgcttcttctg gctcACACTCGATTGAGGTTGAGCAGAACGCCGGCGTAGAAGGCCCACGTCGGCGGACGTCACAAGGCGACATCCCAcgcggaggcgggggaagag actcgccacggccgggaccgagtggattatcggggaacgtattcaattcttccgagacttcaagtccttcactacctacacaag acacgccacaagcggaggcggaccacgatgagcgcagcatggcaggagagtcggcggatgcagaccttgacgagcgcgggatgccggaagagccgcggttaattgactcgagggaaaattttatgaggagcttcaccagacatcaatatgacatacctgatcat aacgcatctctttccgctttgatatctatctgggcgatgctgggggtaagcgaagccgtgctgaccatgaggatgtcaatgtggagaaaatgtcagaacctgcaaagaagaaattga
- the LOC135097349 gene encoding uncharacterized protein LOC135097349 isoform X1 — protein sequence MGVHCGTAEARILCEVCGRWRTNPSCPSCVEDQCDLCERCGLLFPHPPPEHTCEVGNPASSGSHSIEVEQNAGVEGPRRRTSQGDIPRGGGGRDSPRPGPSGLSGNVFNSSETSSPSLPTQDTPQAEADHDERSMAGESADADLDERGMPEEPRLIDSRENFMRSFTRHQYDIPDHVSRDPLGLLTEYREFFIREIRSYFTSHGSPFPPTLKIFSHISLLLVKFSTLGEDEHRVIHIAFRARLITYQDVPDLVDLWIHQLNSRLESLTSETEGSGFIISRVQNFFINYCLHVACSGIGDYVAYPRGVRGGNEIFNPDGRHSSCVIQCLAAFRLHARGVPWKRIPKILRRRHGGEKYVTRGKVGSPVTWENLSQLERLNCLSLDVYTLTKSGEIYYLTLSRKGSRKYKTVVSLLLLGGKHMTLIKDVEKLHRKLTRSSPTPEGHQFCKVCFSSVPKSVSLSDHECHCDFTQTLLFPGDGEKVKFKNFAYTYQPAYLAFFDFETMIKPKENRSVIAEHDPIGYSYLIINRHGDVVEKRSYFGEDPVNNFIDSLSNAWGIIKESVVSYPISMSAEDEAHFKRQRHCELCHQPFNVKTPPHKHHDHSLPQNNYKGALCARCNLQCRDMRKYLITLAHNMSFDVSLIIKDLHLPESHVDILAKSESHLLKVRIKELQFQDTLSIMNAGLGHLAQSHVQAGYSTRYAQEMVNYLPEDVRRVICTQKQFLCYEYITDLGRLEDRQLPPREAFYDTLKGKALPPGEYEHAQSVWSMTSCRTLGDYIRLYCEIDVGLLADTYLKYRSYLHEFYGLDVTHYVSLSSYAYDAFLKSTGVQLDPPYDPNMYHLIKRNVRGGFVTCVRPHLQSNHQPDGGPGTYVFYLDYNSLYASVMCSPLPMGDIKKLSQSEMDDFFEVGIQNHATDGDVGYWLHLDSCDVSPDVARITDEFPLCLAHMTITEDDISPYSKRLLEAEGRKLGRKNRKLVASHKGLKDHLISLELLQLLLSLGLEIQCVHAIYRFRQAPYLKPFIERNVAQRKNETCAIKNRICKLMSNAVYGRSMLSEVKYGLQQKLVTKRKTFLKYARNPSFKRVHQLGEDRVICVNSKNTIKIRQPNYLGYHILEVAKKYMYNFWYRVIKANYGERAKLAYEDTDSFIFSLHIPTNLNDELKHGPMANFLDTSNFASDHPCFNGERKGQLGLLKSETGSTLIKEAIILKPKMYSLLLEDDKQVSRGKGIPTHLQQNILHQQYRETLNNVACGMVDCYNIRNVKGQICTTRMRKRTLSHFDDKRFHVDGYTSRAYYHPDNDPRERDVENEMEEEVAVDVGEVEVDEEEEEEEEEEEEEEEGEEEGEDGVMSGLWRDRERLSAALFTS from the exons atgggtgttcactgtggaacagcagaggcgcggattttatgtgaagtgtgtgggagatggcgcactaatccatcctgcccctcatgtgtggaagaccagtgtgatttatgcgagcggtgtggacttctgtttccacatccaccgccagaacacacctgcgaagttggcaatcctgcttcttctg gctcACACTCGATTGAGGTTGAGCAGAACGCCGGCGTAGAAGGCCCACGTCGGCGGACGTCACAAGGCGACATCCCAcgcggaggcgggggaagag actcgccacggccgggaccgagtggattatcggggaacgtattcaattcttccgagacttcaagtccttcactacctacacaag acacgccacaagcggaggcggaccacgatgagcgcagcatggcaggagagtcggcggatgcagaccttgacgagcgcgggatgccggaagagccgcggttaattgactcgagggaaaattttatgaggagcttcaccagacatcaatatgacatacctgatcatgtaagcagagatccactcggtctacttaccgaatacagggagttctttatacgggaaattagatcatatttcacgtcacacggctcgccattcccccccaccctgaaaatattttcacacatttctctgttactagtgaaattctctaccttaggcgaggatgaacatcgagtcattcatattgcttttagagcacgactgatcacctatcaagatgtgcctgaccttgttgatttatggatccatcagctgaacagtcggctggaaagccttaccagcgagactgaaggatctggttttatcatttcaagagtacagaattttttcatcaactattgcttgcatgtcgcatgtagtggcataggagattatgttgcttatcctagaggcgtgcgaggagggaatgaaattttcaatcctgatggccgacattcatcctgtgttattcagtgtttggcggctttcagacttcatgctcgaggtgtaccttggaaaagaattccaaaaatattacggagacggcatggcggagagaaatacgtcacgcgcggaaaagtaggcagtccagtgacttgggagaacttgagtcagttagaaaggttaaattgtctgtctctggacgtttatacactgacaaaaagcggtgagatatactatttaacattatcaagaaaaggctcgcggaagtataaaactgtagtctcactccttttactaggtggaaaacatatgacgctcattaaagacgtggagaagctgcaccggaaattgacgagaagcagtcccaccccagagggtcatcagttttgcaaagtatgtttcagctcagttcccaagtctgtcagtttgagcgatcacgagtgtcactgcgacttcactcaaactcttctctttccaggtgacggtgaaaaagtaaaatttaaaaattttgcctacacctatcagcctgcatacttagcattttttgattttgaaactatgataaaacctaaggagaataggagtgtgatagctgaacatgacccaattggttactcgtatctcatcatcaataggcatggagatgtcgtggaaaagagaagttatttcggtgaagatcccgtgaataatttcattgatagcctatccaatgcttggggaatcatcaaggaaagtgtagttagctatccaattagcatgtctgcggaggatgaagcccacttcaaacgtcagcgtcactgcgagctctgccatcaaccctttaatgtgaaaaccccacctcataaacatcacgaccactcattaccacaaaataattacaagggggctttgtgcgcgcgatgcaacctccagtgtcgtgacatgaggaaatatctcatcactctggcacataatatgagctttgacgtctccttaatcataaaagaccttcacttgccagagtcgcacgtggacatccttgccaagtcagaatcgcatttattgaaagtaaggattaaggaattgcagtttcaggacacgctttccattatgaatgctggcctcggtcatctcgctcagagtcacgtgcaggcgggctatagcacgcgttacgcccaggaaatggtgaattacctccccgaggatgtaaggcgtgtaatttgcactcaaaaacagtttctttgttatgagtacatcaccgaccttggccgcttagaagatcgacaattgccacctcgtgaggcattttatgacacgctcaaggggaaggccctgccacctggagaatatgaacacgctcaaagcgtgtggagtatgacatcctgccgcactttaggcgattacataagactgtattgtgagattgatgtgggattattagccgacacatatctcaaatatagatcatacctgcatgaattttatgggctggacgtgacacattacgtgtcactgtcttcttatgcttatgacgcttttttaaagtcgacaggcgttcaacttgatccaccttacgatcctaacatgtatcacctgatcaaaagaaatgtacgaggaggctttgtaacttgcgtcaggccacacctgcagtcaaaccaccAACCCGACGGCggacccggcacctatgtgttctatctggactataattcattatatgcaagcgttatgtgttcccccctgcctatgggtgacatcaaaaagctttctcagtcagagatggatgatttttttgaagttggcatccagaatcatgcgacagatggcgacgtcggttactggctgcatttagacagctgtgacgtttcccccgacgtagctcggatcacggacgagttccctctgtgcctcgcacacatgactattacagaagatgacatctcaccgtacagtaaaagactgttagaagctgagggtcgtaagctggggaggaaaaatcgtaaactcgtggccagtcataagggactgaaagatcatctcatcagtctggaattgctgcaacttttactctcacttggactggaaatacaatgtgttcatgctatatataggttcagacaggctccatacctgaaacctttcatagaaaggaacgtcgctcagcgtaaaaatgagacgtgcgccattaaaaatcgcatttgcaaactgatgtcaaacgcagtttatggtagatccatgttatctgaagtgaagtatggcctccagcagaaattagtgacaaaaagaaagactttcctgaagtatgcaagaaatccatcctttaaaagggtccaccaattaggcgaggaccgagtcatatgtgtcaacagtaagaatacgattaaaatcaggcagccaaattacttgggataccatattttagaagtggcaaagaagtacatgtacaacttttggtatcgtgtcatcaaagctaattatggggagagagctaaattagcttatgaagatactgacagtttcattttcagtctgcacatacctacaaacttaaatgatgaactgaaacatggacccatggcaaattttctcgacaccagtaactttgcttcagatcacccgtgttttaatggggagcggaagggtcaactaggcttgttgaaatctgaaaccggatccacgctcatcaaagaggcgattatattaaagccaaagatgtattcgctgctgttggaagatgacaagcaagtatctcgaggtaaaggcattccaactcaccttcagcaaaatatattgcatcagcagtatagggaaacacttaataatgtcgcatgtgggatggtggattgctataatattaggaatgtgaaaggacaaatttgtaccactcgtatgcgaaagcgaacgttgtcacattttgacgacaagcgctttcacgtcgatggctatacctcaagggcgtattatcaccccgacaatgatccgcgggaaagagatgtggagaatgagatggaagaggaggtggcggtggatgtgggggaggtggaggtggatgaggaagaggaggaggaggaggaggaggaggaggaagaggaagagggggaggaagagggggaggatggggtaatgagtggtctgtggcgtgatcgggagagactttccgcggcattattcacatcatga